The Blautia obeum ATCC 29174 region TGAAGTTATTGAGCATCTTTACAATAAAGAATACAAAGGCCAGGTTATCATTGATGATGAACTGAAGAAGGCAATTGATGCATATTACAGCCAGTATGGTGCAAAATAGTTTCTGGCTGATCAGTAGGATGAACGGTATCTGCATAAGGAGGAATTGCCATGAATGAAAAAATATATAAAACAATGAGTCGTACGGGCGCATGCAGTATTGCAGTTGGGATTATAACCCTTGTAACAGGTGTTGCTGCAGGAGTGCTGATGATCGTCAGTGGAAGCAGACTGCTGAAAAGAAAGTCTGATATTCTGATCTGAAGCTGGATAGGGGTAAAAATTGAAAGACAGTACAAAACGTAAAATCAGGTTTCTGAGTGTGCTTTTGTTTATACTTTATGTACTGCTTCTTGTTTATTTTCTTTTCTTTTCAGAAGAATATGGGCGCGTTACAGCGGAAGAACGGGTGTATCGGTATAATCTGGTTCCGTTTGTAGAAATCAGAAGATTCTGGATATACAGAAAACAGCTTGGGATGTTTGCCTTGATCACCAATCTTTTTGGAAATGTGATAGGCTTTATTCCATATGGTTTTATCCTTCCGGTCATTGCGCATAAATGCCGTAACGGTTTGTTCATTGTTGCATCCGGTTTTTCACTCAGCCTTTTGGTGGAAACAGTGCAGTTAATTGCAAAAGTGGGATGTTTTGATGTGGACGATCTGATTTTGAATACACTTGGGGCAGCAATCGGATATATGCTTTTTGCTGTCTGTAATTATCTGAGGAGAAAACGATATGGCGAGAAGATATAGATACGCGATCATAAAAAAGAAAGAGGCTGCAAAAGGGAAGCTGTCAGTGGG contains the following coding sequences:
- a CDS encoding VanZ family protein, which translates into the protein MKDSTKRKIRFLSVLLFILYVLLLVYFLFFSEEYGRVTAEERVYRYNLVPFVEIRRFWIYRKQLGMFALITNLFGNVIGFIPYGFILPVIAHKCRNGLFIVASGFSLSLLVETVQLIAKVGCFDVDDLILNTLGAAIGYMLFAVCNYLRRKRYGEKI